CGCGGCTGAAGCTGCCGTACCGCGCCACCGTCACGAAAACCGCGATGTCGTTCAGGTCCGCCATGCAGCGATTTTTGCATAGATGCAAAAGAGAATCCAGATATTTCCATCTAATCGAGGAATGGAGTTTTCGCCATATTCACCTTGCGAAAACAATCACACCCCGATGGAGGCGCATTCGCAGCCGCCCCATCTCGAGCGACCCGGCCTTCGCAAGCGCAAGACCTCCGTTGCCCGACCAAATTATGGAGTTCAACATGACTAACGCAAAGACTGTCATCGTCACGGGCGCCTCCCAGGGTATCGGAGCCGGGCTCGTCAACGCCTTCATCGAGCGCGGCTATAATGTCGTCGCCACCTCGCGCCAGGTCAGCGCCTCGGATGCCTTTCAGGCTTCAGACAAGCTGGCGCTCGTCGACGGCGATATCGGCGATGCCGAAACCGCCGCACGGGTCGCACAGGCCGCAATCGACCGGTTCGGCTCGATCGACGCCCTCGTCAACAATGCCGGCATTTTCTTCAGCAAACCGTTCGTGGATTACACCATGACCGATTTCCGCAAGCTGTCCTCGACCAACCTCGAAGGCTTCATCCACCTGACGCAGCTGGTCGTCCGGCAGATGCTCGCCCAGAAGTCCGGCGGCAGCATCGTCAGCATCACCACACCGCTGATCGACCATCCGATCGCCGGTTTCTCGGCTTCGGTGGCGATGATGACCAAGGGCGGCATCGACGCGATCTCGAAGAACCTGGCGATGGAATATGCAAGCGAGGGAATCCGCGTCAACACGGTGGCTCCCGGTGTCGTCGATACGCCGCTGCACAAGGACAATCCGAAGGACTTCCTCAGCACGCTGTCGCCAATGGCTGGCATTTCCAACGTTGGGGAAGTCGTCGATGCGGTCGTCTTTCTGACCGAAGCTCCGCGCGTAACCGGGGAGGTGCTGCACGTCGACGGCGGCGCACATCTGGGCAAATGGTAAACCACCCGCAAGCGCAGGCAGCCGGCGCAGAACGGCGGCTGCAGGAACTCGGCATCACCCTTCCCCCGCCGCCGACACCTCTGGGGGCCTATGTCGAGGCGGTCAGATCAGGCAAGCTGGTCTTCTTCAGCGGCATGTTGCCGGTTATCGACCGCAAGCCGCGCTATGTCGGCCGCGTCGGCGGCGCACTGACGACTGAAGACGGCAGGAAGGCCGCCGAAACGGCGACACTCAGCGCACTTGCAGCCGCCAAGGACTATCTCGGCTCGCTGGACAGGGTCGCAAAAGTCGTCAAGCTCGGCGTCTATATCGCCACCGAAGGCGATTTCCGCGACCACCCGAAGGTCGCGGACGGAGCGTCGGAAATGCTGCTCCAGGTCTTCGGCGAGGAAAAGCTCTCCGGCCGCGTCGTGCTCGGCGTCGCCAGCCTGCCGCTCGGCGTGCCGATCGAGCTTGAGCTGATTGTTGAGGTCGAGGACTAAAAACGGACGGGCGCGCTTCGGCGCGCCCGTCTTCTTGGTTTCGCTGGCCTCAGCCGGCTGAAAAGCGCAAAGCATCACCCACGCCTCACACCGCCACCAACAGCAGCACGTAGGCGATCACACTCACCATCAAGCCACGAAACGCAAAGGTCACGCAGCGGTATTTGCTGCGGGCGATGGCGGAGAGGATATTGGCGTTTTCGAGATATTGGTCGAAAAGATAGCGCTCGTCGCGCCTGATTGCCGCGTCGAAGAACAGCTCGCGGTGGTTCTGCCAGGCGCCCCAGAACAGCGAGGTCGAGCTATCCAAACGGCGCGGCAGCACGACGAGGATCGCCGACAGGATTGAGAAGACCGAGGCTGCGGCAAGCAGGCCGGAAAACAGCATGCTGCCTGACGTGCCGGTGATATAGCGCGCCGGGCTGAAGACCGCCCTCACCTCACTGGAACTCACCAGGAAGGCCAGCATAAATGTGAAGATATAGGCAGCCTTCTGATCGGAGATCTTGACCTGATCGTAAAATATATCATTGATTTTCTTGATATGGTCGAAATACTCGACGCCGATATCCGCGCTCGACGGCTGGCTTAACATAACCTCAGTTGCAGTTTCGAATTCGCTCACGTGAATACTCCGTCCACAAGTGTTTTCCTGATATTACACTTGGGCGCGAAAGCAAGAACACGTGTGCAATACGCTTGACTTTTCCACTCTACACGGACAAACGGGAAGTGGGGATGGGGTTTCAGTTATGCGGGGTTATTCCAAGAACATCTGTCGCGCGGGGATGGCGCTGTCGCTTGCTTTGCCCGGTTTCGCGCCGTCGGCAATGGCCGAGCCGGTACAGCGTGCAACACCGGTCGCCGGTTCCGTCATCGCCCGCAAGACCGGCGAAGAGGTCCGCTTCATCGACGTGTCGACTTGGCGTGTCGTCGATATCAATCAGGATCTCCTGACCGGCGACGTGCTGCGCACCAACGCCAACGGCCAGCTCGCCATCGTCTTTTCCGATCACACCCAGGTTCGCCTCGGCCGCAATTCATCGCTGCAGGTCAAGAAGATGGCGGCAAGCGGCGACACGACACTGGAGCTGCAATCGGGAACGATCTGGGCACGCGCCGAGCGCGGCGGCCAGGGCCTGACGGTCGAGACCCCTGCAGCCGCAGCCGCCATCCGCGGCACCGACTGGACGATGACCGTCGAGGGCAGCAAAACCTCGATGATCGTGCTCGAAGGCCGCGTGGCGCTTAGCAACTCGCAGGGCAGCGTCGAGGTGAACGAGGGCGAAGGCGCGGTCGCCACCATCGGCCAGGCACCGCGCAAGCTGGTGATCGTCACGCCCGACGACCGCGAGCAGATGCTGTTCTATCTGAACCTTCGCGACGGCTTCGGCCTGATGCCGACTTCGCCGCTGCCGGCAGGCCGGATGGCCGACGAGCGCCGCCGGCTGTTGGCTTTGCCGCCGGAGCGTCGCACCGCCGAGGACTGGTTGGAGCTTGCCGAAGTGCAGAGCGCCTTCGACGGCCGGCAGGTCGCCGCAGAGACGCTTCAGAAGGTTCGCCGGCGCAAGTTGACGACCCTCCAGAAGGCGCGCGTCGACTTGATCGATGCCACGATCGCCGGCGCCGAAAAACGCTACGACGAAGCCGCGAGGCTGTTTGCGGCGGCATTGCCACATCTCGATCCGGCCCGCCGGAACATGGCGCAGTATGGCGGCTATTTCGCCCGCTCGCTTGCCGATCCAGCCCATGTCGAAAAGCCGCCGTCATCGGCTGTCGGCCCCTATGGCGCGATCATGCAGGCCTATACGGTGGGTTTCCTCAAGAATCCCCGCGCCTCCGTCGACCTGATCAAGGATGCCGAAAAGCGTTTTCCGGATGACCCCACCCTTCCTGCGATCCGCGCCCAGCTGGCGCAGCTGATCGATGACCGCGCCCAGATGCAGGAGGCGGTGAACCGCGCGCTCTCGCTCGATCCCAACCATCCGATCGCCCTTGCTGCACGCGCCTCTTACAAGGCGAGCTACGAAAGCGATATCAACGGGGCGCTCGCCGATCTGAACCGTGCCATCGAATTTGCGCCGGGCGCCTCGGGATCGTTGAACTCGATGGGCCTGCTGCAGAGCGCCCGCGATGCCAATGGCGAGGCCGAGGCCGCCTTCCTGCGGGCGATCGCTCTCGATCCGCAGGATCCCGTCCCCCACGCCAACCTTGCCATCCTCTATCTCGACCAATCGCGCATGAAGGAGGCCAAGCGCGAGATCGATGCGGCGCTTGCCGCCGACCCCTCCTTCGACATCGCCCTCCTCGCCCGCGGCCGCTATTACCTGCAGACCGGCGAGCGCGACAAGGCGCTGGAGGACCTGCTGGCCGCCAGCACCGCCAATCCCGCCCATTCGCAATCGCAGCTGATGCTCGCCGCCGCCCATTACGAAAAGGGCGACCGCATCCCCTCCGAGCAAGCGGTCGACAATGCCGACAGACTCGATAAGAACGATCCGGTCATCTCCTCCTTCCGCACCGCCGTCGATATCGACGATTACGACGCCGACGGCGCGATCCGCAACGCGCAGGAATTTCTCCGCCGCTCGCGCGCCCGCGGCGGCGACTACAGCGCCCTTGGCGCCAATCAGGATGCCGGCTCGACGCTGAACAACGCTTTTCGCCTGCAGGGCCTGGATGCCTGGGGCCGCTATTACGGGGACGCGGTCTTCAGTCCCTTCGAAGGCAGCGGCTATATCGACCAGTCGATCAAGGGCAGCATCTTCCCTTACGTCAACGCAACGAGCTTCAGCGACGACAATGTCATCCAGAACCGTGGCAACGCATCGAGCTATTCATCCTTTATCCAGGGCTTGCTGCTTGATCCGCACATGCTTTCCGGCCGCTCCCGTTCGGCAACGCTGCTGCGCACGCCGTTCATCGAAGGCTCGCTGGGCGGCGGCATCAACAGCGTCGACGGCCATGTGAGGGGTATCGGCGAGGCTGAAATCCAGGGTTTCTCGAACGAGACGATCCCGCTCAGCTTCTATGGCAACCTGACCTGGGAAGAACTGGCGCTCGATGGCGACTATCGCGATTTCGGCGGCTTCCAGACCGACAACAAGCTTATCGGCGGCAATGGCTATCTGACGGCAACGGTGACGCCCGACGATCGCGTGGTGGCCTATGTCAACCATGCCAAGAACGATGGAACGCTGAACGCACTGACGCAAGGCTCGTCACTGACGGACTTCCTCAACCTCCTGGGCTTCGGGATTCCAACTGAAGTCTCTTCGGAATACAATTATCGGCGCAATATCACCGAAACCACCAATGCCGGCCTCGGCTGGAGCCATACCTTCGGCTACGAAAATATCTTGAACGGCGCCTTCCTCTATTCGGAAAGCAAGTCGCGGACGTCCACCTCTCTTCAGGTCGACGATGCGCCGGTTCTCGGCCTGCGCGATCCCGACATTATTCCATTTTTGGACGGGACCGAGGATCTGTCTTCAAAAACCTATATCGGCGCGCTCAGCCATTCCATCGGCAGCGGACCGCTGACGTGGCGGTACGGCATCGAAGGCGGCTGGATCGATGCCAGCACGACCACCTCTTCTCGCCTGCATGAACTCTTTCCGCGCGTCGTGATCATCCCAGAGACCACGACCGGCCCGGACACATTCAGCAACCGCGTCAATATCAGCCGCGCCTACATCGACGTGCTGCACGAGATTACACCCGATCTCAAGGGCGAATACGCTCTCTTCGGCACGCATATGGAGGGCGACGGAGTCGACGTCAACCGCCTGGAACCACGTTTCGGCCTTGCCTGGACACCCGCCCAGAACCATTGGCTGCGCGCCGCCTTCATGCGCCAGAGCCTCGACACCGGCGTACCCACACTTGCCCCGATCGGCGTCCTCGGATTACAGGCAAACCAATATTCGATCGGCCTCGAGGGGTATGCCGATACTGCGGCGCTGCAGTGGGACGCCGAATGGACCGACCGGTTCTTCACCTCGGTCGAATACCAGCACCAGGAATTGCATGATTTCTCGATCGATTTTCCGCTGATCTCGCTTCCGGCGGCCGACAGCCTGCCGCTGTCGCGCGGCAGCATCGACCGTGCCGCCCTCACCGCAAACCTGGCGCTCGGTGCCGGTTTCGGCCTTTCCGCCACCTATGCCTATATGGAATCGGAGAACAAGGACCCGCTCGAGCCGAATTACGGCGGCTCCCTGCCCTTCATTCCCAAGAATTCCGGCCAGATCGCGTTGACCTGGGTCAACGAAGCCAAGGTCAAGGCAACGATTGCCGCCAATTATGTCGGCGAGCGCGACGGCGACGATCTCGGCACCAAGCTCGACGATTACTGGAGCCTCGACGCCCATCTGATCTGGGAACCGCTGGACAAGCGCATCGCGCTCGAGGCCGCCGCCTATAACCTGCTCGACGAGGACTTCGAGATCACGCCCGGTGTGCCCGGCTGGGGCCGCGCCTTCAAGGGCACGCTCAAAGTCCGCTTCTGATGCCGGTGCGGGACAAGCCGCGGCAGGCGAGGCAAACCGGGGGCCGCCGTTTAAGGCTGCTGGTGCTGTCGCTCGCCGTGCTGATCGCCATTTCGCTGCTGTCGCGCCTGCCTGCCTGGTCGCTGCTGGAGCTCAGAAGCTTCGACTACCTCTCCACCGTCGACGATCCCCGTCCGCCACCCGGCGGCCCTGTCATCGTTGCGATCGATGAGCCTTCGCTTGCCGATATCAATGCGCAATGGCCTTGGCCGCGCAGTCTGCATGCCGAGCTTGTCAGCCAGCTGCGCGCTGCTGGCGCCCGTGTCGTCGGCCTCGACATCATCATGGCCGAACCCTCGAACCCCGACAACGACGCGGCGATCGCCAAGGCGGTCGGCCCGGATGTCGTGCTGGCCGGCGACGAAACGCTGATCGAGACACCGCAGGCCTCGCAGCTGATCCGTGCGACACCGCTGCCGCAGCTGACGCAAGCCGGTGCCGTGACCGGCATCGCCTCGATCGATCTCAGCGGCGACGGCATGTTTCGGCGGATTCCGGGCTATCAGGACGGTTTTGCCGCCATGCTGATGAAGACGGCGTCGGGAGCAGCAAACGCCGACCTGCCGGCCGGCCGGCTCATCCAATCCTTCGGCCCGGCCCGCAGCTACCCCACGGTCTCCTACTACCAGGCGCTCGACCCCGAGAACTTGCTGCCGCCGGGTTATTTCAGGGACCGCGTCGTCCTCGTCGGCCTCAGCCTGCAGAATGCGCCAGAGATCGACAAGCGCGGTGTCGATGCCTTTGCGACACCCTATACGATCCACACTGGCAAGCTCGTCTCCGGCGTCGAGATCCAGGCGACGATCTACGACAATATCCGCGCTGGCCTGTCGATCGCGGAAGCCCGGCTGCCGGCAGTTGCCGCCTGCATCCTGATATCGGTGCTGCTGGCGGCTGCGACCGTCTGGCGCTCGACGGGATGGCTGACGATCGTGACCAGTGCAGCGGCCCTCCTCGCCTTCGCGACCGTCAGCTTTGCCGGTATCCGGCTTGCCCATGTCTTCGTCTCGCCGCTCGGCCCGACCGTCGCCTATATCTCGGTCGTCTTCGGTCAGGCTGCCTTCGATTATGCCGAGGAGCGCCGCAACAAGCGCCAGATCATCCGCGCCTTCGCCCAGTATATTTCTCCGGATCTCGTCAGGCGCCTGTCGAACGATCCCTCGCAGCTGAAGCTCGGCGGCGAGCGGCGCACGCTGTCTATACTGTTCTCCGATGTACGCGGGTTCACCACCATCGCCGAGACGCTGAAGGACGATCCGGAGCAACTGACCGGCCTGATCAACCGGCTGCTGACGCCGCTCTCCGATGTGGTGATGGATCATGGCGGTACGATCGACAAATATATGGGCGACTGCATCATGGCCTTCTGGAATGCGCCGCTCGACGATCCCGACCACGCCCTCCACGCCGTGCGCGCCTCGCTTGCCATGCAGACAGCGATTTCGCGGCTGAACAACCAACTGGAGCGGGAGGCGGCCGCGCGTGGCGGCAAGCCGCATGTCCTGAAGATGGGCGTCGGCATCAACACCGGCGAATGCATTGTCGGCAATATGGGCTCGACCCGCCGCTTCGACTATTCCTGCCTTGGCGACAGCGTCAACCTCGCCTCCCGCCTCGAAGGCGCCTCGAAGAATTACGGCGTGGCGCTGCTGCTCGGCGAAGAAACCGCAAGACTGGTCGCCGAGACCTACATCGTCATCGAGCTCGACCGCATCATCGTCAAAGGCCGCACCGTGCCCTCGCCGGTCTACACTGTCGTGCACAAGGCCGATGCCGAGGCGCTTGCCGCTCACCAGGCCTTCATCGAGGCCAAATATGCCGGCACGCTTGCACCGTCCAATCCGGCCTTCGATAGACTGGCCGCCGATATCCCCGAGCTTGCCGCCTATTATGCCATCGTGCGGGATGCGCTGGTTGGTGATGGCGGGGAGTAACCGCGCAGCGGCAGTTCTGCGCGGATGCTCTTCTATGCCTTGGCGCACCGGCCTCGCCCTTCGAGCCCCCTGCGGGGCACCTCAGGATAAGGCTCTCTCGAGCCTCGGCGGCAACTCTCCTGCTGCGTTATGCGACCCGCAGCCTCGCAATCTCAGGCCCCACGATTGCGATGAACAATCCGGGATCGCCGAAAGCCCTCGCCGATAGCATGGCCCCGTGCACCGAGGCCATCAGCATCTGGGCCTGCTCTTCCGGCCGTTTGTCCAGCTGAAACAAGCCCTGCTCTACTCCGGCCTGCAGCACCGAGGTCAGCCATGCCGCGAGATTTCGGAAATGGGCGCGGACGCGTGATGCGACCTCGTCGGGCAGCATCTGCATTTCGCTGGCGAGCATGGCGCAGACGCAGAAGGGTTGCGAAGCGTTCTCGATGCATGAACGCCAGTAGTCGATGTAGAACCGCAGCTGATCGGCAGGGCTTGCGGCCTGCTCGCGCAGAGACTGCAAACCCGCCTCCGCCTGCTTGGTGTAACGATCGACCAGCACCGCGACCAGCTCGGCCTTGGCCGGAAAATGATGGTGGATACTCGCTTTCCTGATGCCGATCGCGTCAGAGATATCGGCATAGCTGAAGCCGTTATAGCCGCCCGCCACGATGAGCGACTGGGCAATATCGAGGATCTTGTCCGACGTCGAAGGCATTGATTTCATAGCATCGCCTACCTTCTGGTAGGAAGATTGTCAAGCCCAGGAGCTTCCTCTTCAATCACAAGAAGGTGTCTGCCCGCCACATTGACTTCAATCTCATAAACTTCCTACTAGTAGGTAGACAAAACAAGGAAACTGTCGATGCAAGCTCAATCTTCGAACCAGTCCAACTGGCTGCGATCCTATTATTTCACGCGCGCCGCATTCTCGGTCGTCTGGATTGCCGCCGCCATTGCCCTGGCCGGGCAGCCGAGCGCCGCGGCCTTTCTGCTGGTGATCTATCCCTTGTGGGACGCGCTCGCCAATCTGGTCGACGCCCGGGCCAATGGCGGCCTGCAGGCCAATCCATCGCAGACGTTGAATGTCGCAGTCAGCACGGTCACATCTCTCGCCGTCGTCATCGCCCTCGGCGTGAGTTCCTATGCCGTCCTGGCTGTGTTCGGGGCTTGGGCAATCCTCTCGGGTCTGTTGCAGCTCTACACTGGTGTAAGGCGCTGGCGCACCGAGGGCGCCCAATGGGTGATGATCCTCAGCGGCGCGCAGTCTGCCCTTGCCGGCGGCTTCATGATCGGCCGCTCGCTTGGCGCCGCCCCGCCGACGATCCTCGATATCGTGCCTTATGCGGGCTTCGGCGCATTCTACTTCCTGCTCTCCTCGATCTGGCTTGTCGTCGCAGCCTATCGCAAGGCGCACGCTTAGGGCAGTTGGCTCCTGCGGCGGCAAACCTGAAGCGTTCTGCCGCCGCAGGAGGCCAGAGTACGGCTTATTCCCGTGCTCTCCCCCGTAGACGAGATTTGCGAAGACGATGACATTCTTTCGCGCTATGAAAGGCGGCAATAGTTCCCGCCCATAGACCCTGAGGTCACTCCCATGGCTTTGAAAGTTCTTTTCATTGGCGGCACCGGCCAAATCTCCTATCCCTGCGTCGAGCGCGCCGTTGCCGGAGGCCATCAGGTCAGCGTTTACAATCGTGGCTTGAGAAGTGCTGGTTTGCCCGCGGGGGTGACCTCGATCGTCGGCGAATTGGGATCGGGCGCCTATGCGGATCTCGCCAAGGGCAATTATGACGTCGTCTGCCAGTTCATCGCCTTCACGCCCGACCAGGTCGCCCGCGACATCGAGGTGTTCTCGGGCAGTTGCGGCCAGTATATCTTCATCTCTTCGGCCTCGGTCTATGAAAAACCGCCGCGTCACTACGTGATCACCGAGGAGACGCCGGCGATCAATCCCCACTGGCCCTATAGCCAGGCGAAGATCGCCTGCGAGGAACTGCTCAAACAGTCCGCGAATCTAGCCTGGACGATCGTCCGTCCCAGCCACACCGTTCGCACCGGCCTGCCGATCATGATGGGCGACAGCGATGTCATGGCAAGACGCATGCTGGATGGCGAGCCCATCATCGTGGCGGGCGACGGCCACACGCCCTGGACACTGACCCGCTCAATCGATTTCGCCGTGCCTTTCGTCGGCCTGTTCGGCAAGCAGGCAGCGCTGAACGAGATTTTCCACATCACCTCCGACCGTGCGCATATCTGGGATAATATCCAGAAGACGATCGCAAGATTGCTCGGCGTCGAGGCGAAGATCGTCCACGTGCCAACGGACACGCTGATCCGGTACAATCCGGAATGGGGCGGCCCGCTCTTGGGCGACAAGGCCTGGACGGCGATCTTCGACAATTCGAAGGTCAAGCGCGTGGCGGGCGACTTCACCTGCGCCGAGAGCCTCGATGAAATTCTCGCCGAGCCGATCATGCACCTCAAGCAGCGCCTCGCCAAAAGCCGTCCGCCGAAGGGTGAAGTCGATGCTCTGATCGACCGGATTTGCGCCGACCAAAGCGCTCTCGGTTAGAGCAACCGGAGGCATCCTCCAACGCTCTGATGGGTACGGCACTCTCCAACGTGCCTCATCCTGAGGCGCGCAGGCCAACGGCCGGAGCCTCGGAGGACATGCCGCAACGTCGCTCCTTGCACCCATCAACCACCAGAACACCCGCCTCGCCCTTCGAGGCCCCTGGCGGGGGCCCTCAGGGTGAGGCTCTCATGGGCCTTACCTCTCTCCAGCAGCCTGATTATTCCATGCGCCGTGCCTCCAGCGGCGCCTCCTGCCTGAATCCTTCAAAATAGAGGCCGCCATGCAAGGCAAGCTCGCGATCGGCCAAAGCCAACAATCGCGCGCCATCGCCCCCTGCCGCCAGCCTGAACGCCGCGTCGAACTCCGCCGCCAGTCGGGCATCGAGCCTGCTGATGAGACGCGGCGCCCACTTGCCGCGGCCGGCCCATTCGCCGCGTCCGAGCAGAATGAGATCGGCGAGCTTCTGGTAGAGTTGCGCGGCGATCGCCGCGATCTCTTCGGGCGGGCGCGTCCCGCGCAGATCGTCGGCAAGATCGGTGACCTGATAGCGCAGCATGTCGGAACGTGCGCCGGCCAGCGGTTTCGGCCCGGCCGCCAGCATTGCCGCCGCCTTTGCCTGCACGATGCGCGCGCGCTCCATATCCGGTCCGACCACGCGACCCGTGGTGACCATGTGGGCCATAACAGGGCAGCCGCTCTCGGTATCGGCATGGATATAATACGCCAGCGTCTCTTCATCGTGGACGAAGGCCTCGACCGGAAAGCCCTCATGGGTGAAGGATTCCCGCCAGGCTCGTTCCAGCGACGAAAACACGACGACGAGATCGATATCCGAAAACGCTGTGCCCTCGCCGCGCAGCAGCGAGCCGGTGGCGTAAGCGAAAGCGGCCCCGGCATAGCGGTTGGCGACGCAGCGATGGGCGGCGGCGACCGCCCGCTCCGCAAGAATGTGTTTCTGGATGTCGTCCACGATCTCGTCCTCGAATGGCGGCAGACGAGCGGATATGAAAAAACCCGCTCGTTTCCGGCGGGTTGGGTCTCAGCAGCAATGAACGGAATTCAGTTCACGCGTCTGCACCCACCGCCCGGGGCGGTGGTCGTAGACATCGTCGAAACTGCAAAAATCCCGGTCATGGCGGCGAGGATATCGCCCGGCGGCGGGAGCGTCAATGCACCGAGAATGCTTCCCCGGCGCGTTGTTTTCCGTCTAAGATGGCGCCAAGACTCGTCAAACAGGAAGAGCCGCTCATGCCCCACCCCGTCACCGTCATCCCGCGTCCCGCACCGGTTCTGCTGCCGGTGGACGGCAGCGATGAGCGATTTCCGGTGCGCCGCGTCTATTGCGTCGGGCGCAACTATGCCGACCATGCGATCGAGATGGGCCATGATCCCTCCCGCGAGCCGCCCTTCTTCTTCCAGAAGAATGCGGATAACCTGCTGCCGGCAGACAATGCTTTTCCTTATCCGCCGCTCTCGAACGATGTGCATTACGAGGTCGAATGCGTTCTGGCGCTGAAATCCGGCGGCGCTGACATTCAGGCGGCAGACGCGCTCGACTGCATTTACGGCTATGCAGTCGGCATCGATTTCACCCGTCGAGACCTGCAGGGCGAGGCAAAGAAGCTCGGCCGCCCCTGGGAGGTCGGCAAGGCCTTCGAACATTCCGCCCCTGTCTCGCCGATCGTTCCGGCAAGCCGCATCGGCCACCCCTCGCAGGCAAGGATCTGGCTGGAACAGAACGGCAGCCGAGTCCAGGATGGCGATCTCAACCAGATGATCTGGAAGGTGCCGGAAATCATCGCCGAGCTGTCGAAGCTCTTCACCCTGGCGCCGGGCGATATCATCATGACCGGCACGCCCGCCGGCGTCGGCGCCGTTTCCAGGGGTGACCGCATCAGTTGCGGTATCGACGGCGTTGCCATCCTATCGGTCGAGGTCGTCTGAGGAGAGAGCCATGCCCGTCTACGCGCTCGGCGGATCGACGCCGAAACTGCCCGCCGCCGGCCTCTATTGGATCGCACCAGACGCCAATATCATCGGCCAGATCGAACTCGGCGAGAATGTCGGTGTCTGGTTCGGCGCGGTGCTGCGCGGCGACAATGAGAAGATTACCGTCGGCGAAGGCACCAACATTCAGGAAGGGGTGATGGCCCACACCGACATGGGCTTCCCGCTGACCACGGGCAAAGGCTGCACCATCGGCCACCACGCCATCCTCCACGGCTGCACGCTGGGCGACAACGTGCTGATCGGCATGGGTGCCACCATCCTCAACGGCGCGAAGATCGGCAGCAACTGCCTCGTCGGCGCCAACGCGCTGGTGACCGAAGGCAAGGAGTTCCCCGACAACTCGCTGATCGTCGGAGCACCCGCCCGCGCCATTCGTCAGCTCGACGACGCCGCAATCGAAGCCATCCGCCGCTCGGCGGAAAACTACATTGCCAACTGGCAACGCTTCGCCCGCGATCTCAAGCAGATCGGGTAATCAGGAAATTGAGAAAAAGTGGGGCCAGCCCCATCCTTCGAGGCCCCTACGGGGCGCCTCAAGGATGAGGCTGGAGAAAGGTGGCAATCTGATGGTCGTTGAGCCCTGTATGGCTCGGCTTCGTCGATGAGCGTCGGCTGACGGCTCCACGCTGATTTTCGTTGAAAAACCGCCTTACTCGGCAGCCTCGAGAAACTGGCTGTTTCGCGAGGAAGAGGCAAGCGCCTGAACCCTGGCTTCCGCCTTGGCGATCAACTGATAGAATTCATCCTGCGCTTCGACATCCAGTTGAATGACGGCATTGACGTCATCGGGCGTATCGCAAACGCAGGCGACTGCCGAAATGGGACAGATGCCGCCGGGGTAACGCTTGCCGGTTCCGGTATAGGCGCGACGGCCCCAACGCTCGGAATAAACCGTTTCTTCCCGCTCGAGATGCAGGATCGTTCCCTTGCAGGCGGT
This Rhizobium acidisoli DNA region includes the following protein-coding sequences:
- a CDS encoding DUF308 domain-containing protein, whose translation is MQAQSSNQSNWLRSYYFTRAAFSVVWIAAAIALAGQPSAAAFLLVIYPLWDALANLVDARANGGLQANPSQTLNVAVSTVTSLAVVIALGVSSYAVLAVFGAWAILSGLLQLYTGVRRWRTEGAQWVMILSGAQSALAGGFMIGRSLGAAPPTILDIVPYAGFGAFYFLLSSIWLVVAAYRKAHA
- a CDS encoding CHASE2 domain-containing protein; the protein is MPVRDKPRQARQTGGRRLRLLVLSLAVLIAISLLSRLPAWSLLELRSFDYLSTVDDPRPPPGGPVIVAIDEPSLADINAQWPWPRSLHAELVSQLRAAGARVVGLDIIMAEPSNPDNDAAIAKAVGPDVVLAGDETLIETPQASQLIRATPLPQLTQAGAVTGIASIDLSGDGMFRRIPGYQDGFAAMLMKTASGAANADLPAGRLIQSFGPARSYPTVSYYQALDPENLLPPGYFRDRVVLVGLSLQNAPEIDKRGVDAFATPYTIHTGKLVSGVEIQATIYDNIRAGLSIAEARLPAVAACILISVLLAAATVWRSTGWLTIVTSAAALLAFATVSFAGIRLAHVFVSPLGPTVAYISVVFGQAAFDYAEERRNKRQIIRAFAQYISPDLVRRLSNDPSQLKLGGERRTLSILFSDVRGFTTIAETLKDDPEQLTGLINRLLTPLSDVVMDHGGTIDKYMGDCIMAFWNAPLDDPDHALHAVRASLAMQTAISRLNNQLEREAAARGGKPHVLKMGVGINTGECIVGNMGSTRRFDYSCLGDSVNLASRLEGASKNYGVALLLGEETARLVAETYIVIELDRIIVKGRTVPSPVYTVVHKADAEALAAHQAFIEAKYAGTLAPSNPAFDRLAADIPELAAYYAIVRDALVGDGGE
- a CDS encoding TetR/AcrR family transcriptional regulator, which encodes MKSMPSTSDKILDIAQSLIVAGGYNGFSYADISDAIGIRKASIHHHFPAKAELVAVLVDRYTKQAEAGLQSLREQAASPADQLRFYIDYWRSCIENASQPFCVCAMLASEMQMLPDEVASRVRAHFRNLAAWLTSVLQAGVEQGLFQLDKRPEEQAQMLMASVHGAMLSARAFGDPGLFIAIVGPEIARLRVA
- a CDS encoding fumarylacetoacetate hydrolase family protein, whose protein sequence is MPHPVTVIPRPAPVLLPVDGSDERFPVRRVYCVGRNYADHAIEMGHDPSREPPFFFQKNADNLLPADNAFPYPPLSNDVHYEVECVLALKSGGADIQAADALDCIYGYAVGIDFTRRDLQGEAKKLGRPWEVGKAFEHSAPVSPIVPASRIGHPSQARIWLEQNGSRVQDGDLNQMIWKVPEIIAELSKLFTLAPGDIIMTGTPAGVGAVSRGDRISCGIDGVAILSVEVV
- a CDS encoding gamma carbonic anhydrase family protein; its protein translation is MPVYALGGSTPKLPAAGLYWIAPDANIIGQIELGENVGVWFGAVLRGDNEKITVGEGTNIQEGVMAHTDMGFPLTTGKGCTIGHHAILHGCTLGDNVLIGMGATILNGAKIGSNCLVGANALVTEGKEFPDNSLIVGAPARAIRQLDDAAIEAIRRSAENYIANWQRFARDLKQIG
- a CDS encoding nucleotidyltransferase domain-containing protein; amino-acid sequence: MDDIQKHILAERAVAAAHRCVANRYAGAAFAYATGSLLRGEGTAFSDIDLVVVFSSLERAWRESFTHEGFPVEAFVHDEETLAYYIHADTESGCPVMAHMVTTGRVVGPDMERARIVQAKAAAMLAAGPKPLAGARSDMLRYQVTDLADDLRGTRPPEEIAAIAAQLYQKLADLILLGRGEWAGRGKWAPRLISRLDARLAAEFDAAFRLAAGGDGARLLALADRELALHGGLYFEGFRQEAPLEARRME
- a CDS encoding SDR family oxidoreductase; translated protein: MALKVLFIGGTGQISYPCVERAVAGGHQVSVYNRGLRSAGLPAGVTSIVGELGSGAYADLAKGNYDVVCQFIAFTPDQVARDIEVFSGSCGQYIFISSASVYEKPPRHYVITEETPAINPHWPYSQAKIACEELLKQSANLAWTIVRPSHTVRTGLPIMMGDSDVMARRMLDGEPIIVAGDGHTPWTLTRSIDFAVPFVGLFGKQAALNEIFHITSDRAHIWDNIQKTIARLLGVEAKIVHVPTDTLIRYNPEWGGPLLGDKAWTAIFDNSKVKRVAGDFTCAESLDEILAEPIMHLKQRLAKSRPPKGEVDALIDRICADQSALG